In Streptomyces sp. NBC_01439, the following are encoded in one genomic region:
- a CDS encoding DUF4192 domain-containing protein, with product MTNNHESRTPSDRPSTSPAGATTGPQITLRGPAELADALPYMLGFHPTDSLVMVAVHGEGGRFGGRLRVGIPSSSAEWEDTARQVAECLITGSERRGGKPDGIVVYLCQEPGEEEDGRRVMTRLRPLAQRIRLACGALDVPVLEALCLSAGRFWSYVCPDERCCPAGGSRLAAVGTSVLAATATFAGLQVRGSLKEIEGRMAPLRGAVAEEAERALDRAAAALMPRILDGATREEVGAETIALARTLMRRLTLAPPVEGGAHADDWDDALLGHDEAASLILGLQDREIRDIAAEWMEDEDAAPALRLWRALARRCIGAYGEHAAAPLTLAGWVSWSTGDEPTARIAFGLALRADAEYRFAQLLHHACNEGIDPEGLRQCLREERRRREPRRRSSAGTRPPGRRGRTTPRRGSRRTAGSGQ from the coding sequence ATGACGAACAACCACGAATCGCGCACCCCGTCCGACCGGCCCTCCACCAGCCCGGCCGGAGCCACCACCGGACCCCAGATCACCCTGCGCGGCCCGGCCGAACTGGCCGACGCGCTGCCCTACATGCTCGGCTTCCACCCGACCGACTCCCTCGTCATGGTCGCCGTGCACGGCGAGGGCGGGCGCTTCGGCGGCCGGCTCCGCGTCGGTATCCCCAGCTCGTCCGCAGAATGGGAGGACACCGCCCGGCAGGTCGCCGAATGCCTCATCACGGGAAGCGAACGGCGCGGCGGCAAGCCCGACGGCATCGTCGTGTACCTGTGCCAGGAGCCGGGCGAGGAGGAAGACGGTCGGCGGGTGATGACCAGGCTGCGGCCGCTCGCCCAGCGGATCCGGTTGGCCTGCGGCGCACTGGACGTGCCCGTGCTGGAGGCCCTGTGCCTGTCCGCAGGACGGTTCTGGTCCTACGTATGCCCCGACGAGCGGTGCTGTCCGGCCGGGGGCAGCCGGCTGGCCGCGGTCGGTACCTCGGTGCTGGCGGCGACGGCCACCTTCGCCGGACTCCAGGTCCGGGGCTCCCTCAAGGAGATCGAGGGCAGGATGGCACCGCTGCGCGGGGCCGTGGCCGAGGAGGCGGAACGGGCCCTCGACCGGGCCGCGGCGGCCCTGATGCCCAGGATCCTCGACGGGGCCACCCGCGAGGAGGTCGGCGCCGAGACCATCGCCCTGGCACGGACCCTGATGCGGCGCCTGACGCTGGCACCGCCCGTAGAGGGCGGGGCCCATGCGGACGACTGGGACGATGCGCTGCTCGGCCACGACGAGGCCGCCTCACTGATCCTCGGCCTCCAGGACCGCGAGATCCGGGACATCGCGGCCGAATGGATGGAGGACGAGGACGCGGCCCCGGCCCTGCGGCTGTGGCGGGCCCTGGCCCGGCGCTGCATCGGGGCCTACGGGGAGCACGCCGCGGCCCCGCTCACCCTCGCCGGCTGGGTCTCGTGGTCGACGGGGGACGAGCCGACCGCCCGGATCGCCTTCGGCCTGGCCCTGCGGGCGGATGCGGAGTACCGCTTCGCCCAGCTGCTCCACCATGCGTGCAACGAAGGGATCGACCCCGAGGGGCTGCGGCAGTGCCTGCGGGAGGAGCGGCGCCGCCGGGAGCCTCGGCGGCGCTCCTCGGCCGGTACCCGTCCTCCCGGCCGACGGGGCCGCACGACCCCCCGCCGGGGGTCCCGCCGCACCGCGGGGAGCGGACAGTGA
- a CDS encoding TetR/AcrR family transcriptional regulator: MVGSRWSAASPGRRRGPELERAILDAALEQLSTVGWNALTMEGVASGAHTGKAALYRRWPSKVDLVADALRSGLPRIGDIPDSGSIREDLYLLCVSARDVMHSRAGQALRSVLHECDHMHVDRFRGVIWSGLHEPAQRLIRELVERGIARGDVRPDATGPFVVDVIPAMLMYRAKVCGSEWGDADIAALIDEVMVPLLRV, translated from the coding sequence ATGGTGGGTTCGCGCTGGTCAGCGGCGTCGCCTGGGCGCAGGCGGGGGCCGGAGCTCGAACGGGCGATTCTCGACGCCGCGTTGGAGCAGCTGAGCACGGTCGGCTGGAACGCGCTCACCATGGAAGGTGTCGCGTCCGGCGCGCACACCGGCAAGGCCGCGCTCTACCGTCGCTGGCCGTCGAAGGTGGACCTGGTGGCTGATGCGCTGCGGAGCGGTCTGCCGCGTATCGGTGACATTCCCGACTCTGGTTCGATCCGCGAGGACCTCTATCTGCTGTGTGTGAGCGCGCGGGACGTCATGCACTCGCGCGCCGGGCAGGCCCTGAGGTCGGTGCTTCACGAATGCGATCACATGCATGTCGATCGGTTTCGCGGAGTCATCTGGTCCGGTCTGCACGAGCCGGCCCAGCGTCTGATCAGGGAGCTTGTGGAGCGTGGAATCGCGCGGGGTGACGTACGGCCGGACGCTACTGGTCCGTTTGTCGTGGATGTCATTCCGGCCATGCTGATGTATCGCGCCAAGGTGTGCGGAAGCGAATGGGGAGATGCGGACATCGCTGCGCTGATCGACGAGGTCATGGTGCCGCTGCTCAGGGTGTGA
- a CDS encoding glycogen debranching N-terminal domain-containing protein, protein MSLPAPPRPPGAPAARRSELPPVHGAVICVAAPCLVISPEHGQLTGHGIDGIYRSGRRLLSRCVLRLGGRDPVAVQGRSLAADRAVFTATVRTGAEPGPDPDIGVERVRHADGTERITLRSFAARPVRLPVEVLLGTDLAELAAVAAGRAGPELPAGVHAAGLRWSTGEAQAVTAADPPPDDALASAGLLRWQLELAPGESRTIELRTTPHRVGRAPAGQVANPLAAARAEGDDPRAEAWFRTSVQDLGALLLRDSEEPGDAFAAAGAPWRLGLAPAESLWAARMALPLGTGLAAATLRILARTQTEGGGPDLGKIPGPLRGAGAQLPPGCTGTEATLAFPAVLAEARLWGMPEEEVARLLPAAERCLHWLRSALGEDGFLADPDPGPRRCETQAHAHRAAVLGADLLAAYGRPGAEEWQERAVALQERFRAGFWIDGPDGGRPASALHPDGRPLPRLTGAAAHLLDTGLLSGGRLAPGLLDRTRAEQLARLLGAPAMDSGWGLRSMAVKEPGHNPFGHRSGAVRAYESAVAVAGLAQAGFEKEATGLLGGLLDAAEAFGYRLPEMFAAEQRTAGSAPVPHPAACRPAAVAAAAGIHALTALAGIRPDAPAGTVALAPLPGAPLGGLRLSGLRVAGEPFAVRISRLGLGMVEEAADVLQLGG, encoded by the coding sequence ATGTCCCTCCCCGCACCTCCCCGTCCACCCGGCGCGCCCGCCGCCCGTAGGTCCGAACTGCCGCCCGTGCACGGCGCCGTCATCTGCGTTGCCGCGCCCTGTCTGGTCATCTCTCCGGAGCACGGACAGCTGACCGGGCACGGGATCGACGGGATCTACCGGTCCGGGCGCCGCCTGCTCTCCCGCTGCGTACTGCGTCTCGGCGGCCGGGATCCGGTCGCCGTGCAGGGGCGAAGCCTCGCCGCCGACCGGGCCGTCTTCACCGCTACCGTGCGCACCGGCGCAGAGCCCGGCCCCGACCCCGACATCGGTGTCGAAAGGGTCCGGCACGCGGACGGCACCGAGCGGATCACCCTGCGCAGCTTCGCGGCCAGGCCGGTACGCCTGCCCGTGGAGGTGCTGCTCGGCACCGACCTCGCCGAGCTGGCCGCCGTGGCCGCCGGGCGGGCCGGGCCCGAGCTGCCCGCCGGGGTGCACGCCGCCGGGCTGCGCTGGAGCACCGGCGAGGCGCAGGCCGTGACCGCAGCCGACCCGCCGCCGGACGATGCGCTGGCTTCGGCGGGGCTGTTGCGCTGGCAGCTCGAACTGGCTCCCGGCGAATCCCGCACCATCGAACTGCGGACCACCCCGCACCGGGTGGGGCGGGCCCCCGCCGGGCAGGTGGCCAACCCGCTGGCTGCCGCCCGGGCCGAAGGGGACGATCCGAGGGCCGAGGCATGGTTTCGGACCAGCGTCCAGGACCTGGGCGCGCTGCTCCTGCGCGACTCAGAGGAGCCGGGCGACGCCTTCGCCGCGGCGGGAGCGCCCTGGCGGCTGGGTCTGGCCCCGGCGGAATCGCTCTGGGCCGCCCGGATGGCGCTGCCGCTCGGAACCGGTCTCGCCGCGGCCACCCTGCGCATTCTTGCCCGGACCCAGACCGAAGGGGGCGGACCCGACCTCGGGAAGATCCCGGGCCCGCTACGCGGAGCGGGAGCGCAGCTTCCACCGGGGTGCACCGGCACCGAGGCGACCCTGGCCTTCCCCGCGGTGCTGGCCGAGGCCCGGCTGTGGGGCATGCCCGAAGAGGAAGTGGCCCGGCTGCTTCCGGCCGCCGAGCGGTGCCTGCACTGGCTGCGCAGCGCGCTGGGGGAGGACGGTTTCCTGGCCGATCCCGACCCGGGTCCGCGTCGCTGCGAGACCCAGGCCCACGCCCATCGGGCCGCCGTGCTCGGCGCCGATCTGCTCGCCGCCTATGGACGGCCCGGAGCCGAGGAGTGGCAGGAGCGGGCGGTCGCGCTGCAGGAGCGGTTCCGGGCCGGGTTCTGGATCGACGGTCCGGACGGCGGCCGGCCCGCTTCGGCCCTCCACCCCGACGGGAGGCCGCTCCCACGGCTGACGGGAGCCGCCGCCCACCTGCTCGACACCGGACTGCTCAGCGGCGGCCGGCTTGCCCCGGGACTCCTGGACCGCACCCGCGCCGAGCAGCTGGCCCGGCTACTCGGAGCCCCCGCCATGGATTCCGGATGGGGGCTGCGGAGCATGGCCGTCAAGGAGCCGGGACACAACCCGTTCGGCCACCGCTCGGGCGCCGTGCGGGCGTACGAGAGCGCGGTGGCCGTGGCGGGCCTGGCCCAGGCCGGCTTCGAGAAGGAGGCCACCGGCCTGCTCGGCGGCCTGCTGGACGCGGCCGAGGCCTTCGGGTACCGGCTGCCGGAGATGTTCGCGGCCGAGCAGCGGACCGCGGGCAGCGCCCCGGTGCCGCACCCGGCGGCCTGCCGCCCAGCCGCAGTGGCCGCGGCGGCCGGGATCCACGCGCTGACCGCCCTCGCCGGGATCCGCCCCGACGCCCCCGCCGGCACGGTCGCCCTCGCGCCGCTCCCCGGAGCCCCCCTGGGCGGGCTCAGACTCTCGGGCCTACGGGTGGCGGGGGAGCCCTTCGCCGTCCGGATCAGCCGGCTCGGCCTCGGCATGGTGGAGGAGGCGGCCGATGTGCTCCAGTTGGGCGGTTGA
- a CDS encoding ribonuclease HII translates to MPYEAPTHTVERSLRATTGAKVIAGVDEVGRGAWAGPVTVCAAITGLRRPPAGLTDSKLLTPKRRDALLDVLEDWVTAYALGHSSPEEIDELGMTAALRLAAERALEALPVRPDAVILDGKHDYLGPPWRVRTVIKGDQSCIAVAAASVIAKVRRDRMMAELGERGGGIEDFAFAANAGYPSPVHRAALEELGPTPYHRLSWSYLDALPRWRHLKKVRRSEESMELENGGQLGFDF, encoded by the coding sequence ATGCCGTACGAAGCACCCACCCACACCGTCGAACGCTCCCTCCGTGCAACCACCGGCGCCAAGGTCATCGCCGGGGTCGACGAAGTCGGACGAGGGGCCTGGGCCGGACCCGTCACCGTGTGTGCGGCGATCACCGGCCTGCGCCGGCCGCCCGCCGGGCTCACCGACTCCAAATTGCTCACCCCCAAGCGGCGCGACGCCCTGCTCGATGTCCTGGAGGACTGGGTCACCGCGTACGCACTCGGGCACTCCTCGCCCGAGGAGATCGATGAACTGGGGATGACGGCCGCCCTCCGACTGGCGGCGGAGCGCGCGTTGGAGGCGCTGCCGGTGCGGCCCGACGCGGTGATACTCGACGGCAAGCACGACTATCTCGGCCCGCCCTGGCGGGTCCGTACGGTGATCAAGGGCGACCAGTCCTGCATCGCCGTCGCCGCGGCCTCGGTCATCGCCAAGGTCCGCCGCGACCGCATGATGGCCGAGCTCGGGGAACGGGGCGGTGGGATCGAGGACTTCGCCTTCGCCGCCAACGCCGGGTACCCCTCGCCCGTGCACCGGGCGGCGCTGGAAGAGCTGGGACCCACCCCCTACCACCGGCTCTCGTGGTCGTACCTCGACGCGCTGCCGCGGTGGCGCCATCTCAAGAAGGTGCGCCGGAGCGAGGAGTCGATGGAGCTGGAAAACGGAGGCCAACTCGGCTTCGATTTCTGA
- a CDS encoding RecQ family ATP-dependent DNA helicase, with product MNADLRSSADSVLARLVGDPTGAARLREDQWRAIEALVAHKRRALVVQRTGWGKSAVYFVATSLLRANGAGPTVIVSPLLALMRNQVEAAARAGIRARTINSANPEEWEGIQAEVAAGEVDVLLVSPERLNNPDFRDQVLPKLSAATGLLVVDEAHCISDWGHDFRPDYRRLRTMLADLPPGVPVLATTATANARVTADVAEQLGTGAGTDALVLRGPLDRESLSLAVLTLPDAAHRLAWLADHLGDLPGSGIIYTLTVAAAEEVTAYLRHRGHTVASYTGKTENADRQQAEDDLQTNRVKALVATSALGMGFDKPDLGFVVHLGSPSSPIAYYQQVGRAGRGVEHAEVLLLPGREDEAIWQYFASVAFPPEEQVRRTLDVLAQAGRPLSLPAMEPLVDLRRTRLETMLKVLDVDGAVHRVKGGWTSTGEPWAYDAERYAWVARQRATEQQAMRDYAAATECRMEFLRRQLDDEEAAPCGRCDNCAGARFTAEVSTTALDTARGELGRPGVELEPRKMWPTGLAAVGVDLKGRIPVGEQASTGRALGRLSDIGWGNRLRPMLAPQAPDQPVPDDVAQAVVAVLADWARGPGGWASGAPDAPARPVGVVALPSRSHPQLIGSLAARIAEIGRMPLLGALAHTEQAPEFGSVSSNSAQRVRGLHQALTVPPALADALAQSAGPVLLVDDRTESGWTIAVAARLLRRAGAKEVFPLVLALQG from the coding sequence ATGAACGCAGACCTGAGGTCCTCGGCCGACTCCGTACTAGCCCGTCTCGTGGGCGACCCCACGGGCGCCGCCAGGCTGCGCGAGGACCAGTGGCGGGCGATCGAGGCCCTCGTCGCGCACAAGCGGCGGGCGCTGGTGGTACAGCGCACCGGCTGGGGGAAGTCCGCGGTCTACTTCGTCGCCACCTCACTGCTGCGGGCGAACGGCGCCGGCCCCACCGTGATCGTCTCCCCGCTCCTCGCGTTGATGCGCAATCAGGTCGAGGCCGCGGCCCGGGCCGGGATCCGCGCCCGCACCATCAACTCCGCCAACCCCGAGGAGTGGGAGGGCATCCAAGCCGAAGTGGCGGCGGGTGAGGTCGACGTCCTGCTGGTGAGTCCCGAGCGGCTCAACAACCCCGATTTCCGCGACCAGGTCCTCCCCAAGCTCTCCGCCGCCACCGGGCTGCTCGTGGTCGACGAGGCGCACTGCATCTCCGACTGGGGCCACGACTTCCGCCCCGATTACCGCCGGCTGCGCACCATGCTGGCCGACCTGCCGCCGGGTGTCCCGGTGCTCGCCACGACCGCCACGGCCAATGCCCGCGTGACCGCCGACGTCGCAGAACAGCTCGGCACCGGGGCCGGTACGGACGCTCTGGTGCTGCGCGGCCCTCTGGACCGCGAGAGCCTGAGCCTGGCCGTACTGACCCTGCCCGACGCGGCACACCGGCTGGCCTGGCTCGCCGACCACCTCGGGGACCTGCCCGGCTCCGGGATCATCTACACGCTGACCGTGGCGGCCGCCGAGGAGGTCACCGCCTACCTGCGCCACCGGGGGCACACCGTGGCCTCGTACACCGGCAAAACGGAGAACGCCGATCGTCAGCAGGCCGAGGACGACCTCCAGACGAACCGGGTCAAGGCACTCGTGGCCACCTCCGCCCTCGGGATGGGCTTCGACAAGCCCGACCTGGGCTTCGTGGTGCACCTCGGCTCGCCCTCCTCCCCCATCGCCTACTACCAGCAGGTGGGCCGCGCGGGCCGTGGCGTGGAGCACGCGGAGGTCCTGCTGCTCCCCGGCCGGGAGGACGAGGCGATCTGGCAGTACTTCGCCTCGGTGGCCTTCCCGCCCGAGGAGCAGGTGCGCCGCACGCTCGACGTCCTGGCCCAGGCCGGCCGGCCGCTGTCGCTGCCCGCCATGGAGCCGCTGGTCGATCTGCGCCGCACCCGGCTGGAGACCATGCTCAAGGTGCTCGACGTCGACGGCGCCGTGCACCGCGTCAAGGGCGGCTGGACCTCGACGGGCGAGCCCTGGGCCTACGACGCCGAGCGCTACGCGTGGGTCGCCCGCCAGCGAGCCACGGAACAGCAGGCCATGCGCGACTACGCCGCGGCCACCGAATGTCGGATGGAGTTCCTGCGCCGCCAGCTCGACGACGAGGAGGCAGCGCCCTGCGGCCGCTGTGACAACTGCGCCGGAGCCCGGTTCACCGCGGAGGTGTCCACCACCGCGCTGGACACCGCGCGCGGTGAACTCGGCCGCCCGGGCGTGGAACTGGAGCCGCGCAAGATGTGGCCGACCGGGCTCGCGGCGGTCGGCGTCGACCTCAAGGGGCGCATCCCCGTCGGGGAGCAGGCCTCGACGGGCCGGGCGCTGGGCCGGCTGTCCGACATCGGATGGGGCAACCGCCTGCGCCCGATGCTGGCCCCGCAGGCTCCCGACCAGCCGGTTCCGGACGATGTGGCGCAGGCCGTGGTCGCAGTGCTCGCCGACTGGGCCCGGGGCCCCGGCGGCTGGGCCTCGGGAGCGCCGGACGCACCGGCCCGGCCGGTGGGCGTGGTCGCGCTGCCTTCGCGCAGCCACCCCCAGCTGATCGGTTCGCTGGCCGCGCGGATCGCGGAGATCGGGCGGATGCCGCTGCTCGGCGCGCTCGCCCACACGGAACAGGCTCCGGAGTTCGGGTCGGTGTCCTCGAACAGCGCGCAGCGGGTGCGGGGGCTCCACCAAGCCCTCACCGTGCCTCCGGCGCTGGCCGATGCGCTGGCGCAGTCCGCGGGCCCGGTGCTGCTCGTCGACGACCGCACGGAGAGCGGGTGGACCATCGCGGTGGCTGCCCGGCTGTTGCGGCGGGCAGGCGCGAAGGAGGTGTTCCCGCTGGTGCTGGCGCTTCAGGGCTAG
- a CDS encoding MFS transporter, whose translation MTSSQLATPRIPGAARRAGRPGVALAVIAACQLMVVLDATIVNIALPHIQSALDFTTTDLSWVLSAYTLTFGGLLLLGGRAGDILGRRRVFLAGILIFTLASLLGGFAQEPWQLLAARALQGVGGAIASPTSLALITTTFAEGPERNRAFGVFAAVSAGGGAIGLLAGGMLTEWLDWRWVLFVNVPIGVLIAVLTPLYITESERHPGRFDIAGALTSTGGMASLVYGFISAAEKGWRDAITLGSFAAALVLLALFVVIESRAREPIIPLRMFADRNRTGTYVIMLGLAAAMFGMFFFIVQFVQNVLGFSPIQSGLGFLPVTVAIITAAGLSQRFLPRFGPKPFMVIGSALTGTGLAWLTFIRTDSSYVSGVLGPMLLFGFGMGLNFVTLTLTAVSGVAPKEAGAASGLLNASQQVGGSLGLSIQVTVFGTASRDEATQQVPSFMAQADPEQIAAFKETGFLPDPWGDLVLAHGISTAFYAAVAMAGLALATALLVIRVRKSDLEALAGAAAKAGPAA comes from the coding sequence GTGACAAGCTCTCAACTCGCCACACCCCGGATACCGGGCGCGGCGCGCCGGGCGGGGCGCCCCGGAGTGGCGCTCGCCGTCATCGCCGCGTGCCAGCTCATGGTCGTCCTCGACGCTACGATCGTGAACATCGCGCTCCCGCACATCCAGAGCGCCCTCGACTTCACCACCACCGACCTCTCGTGGGTGCTCAGCGCCTACACCCTCACCTTCGGCGGCCTACTGCTGCTCGGTGGCCGGGCGGGCGACATCCTGGGCCGGCGCCGCGTGTTCCTGGCCGGAATCCTGATCTTCACCCTGGCCTCCCTCCTCGGCGGCTTCGCCCAGGAGCCCTGGCAGCTGCTCGCGGCCCGCGCCCTGCAGGGGGTGGGCGGCGCGATCGCCTCGCCGACCTCGCTCGCCCTGATCACCACGACCTTCGCCGAAGGCCCCGAGCGGAACCGGGCGTTCGGGGTGTTCGCCGCCGTCTCCGCGGGAGGCGGCGCGATCGGCCTGCTGGCCGGCGGCATGCTGACCGAGTGGCTCGACTGGCGCTGGGTCCTCTTCGTCAACGTGCCGATCGGCGTGCTGATCGCGGTCCTCACCCCGCTCTACATCACCGAGTCCGAGCGTCACCCCGGCCGCTTCGACATCGCCGGAGCCCTCACCTCCACCGGCGGCATGGCCTCCCTCGTGTACGGGTTCATCAGCGCCGCGGAGAAGGGTTGGCGCGACGCGATCACCCTCGGCTCGTTCGCCGCGGCCCTCGTCCTGCTCGCGCTCTTCGTCGTCATCGAGTCGCGGGCCCGCGAGCCGATCATCCCGCTGCGCATGTTCGCCGACCGCAACCGCACGGGCACCTACGTGATCATGCTCGGTCTCGCCGCTGCGATGTTCGGCATGTTCTTCTTCATCGTCCAGTTCGTGCAGAACGTGCTGGGGTTCTCCCCGATCCAGTCCGGGCTCGGCTTCCTGCCCGTGACGGTCGCCATCATCACCGCCGCCGGCCTCTCGCAGCGCTTCCTGCCGCGTTTCGGCCCCAAGCCCTTCATGGTCATCGGGTCCGCGCTCACCGGGACCGGGCTGGCCTGGCTGACCTTCATCCGGACCGACAGCTCCTACGTCTCCGGAGTGCTCGGGCCGATGCTGCTGTTCGGCTTCGGCATGGGCCTCAACTTCGTGACCCTCACCCTCACCGCCGTCTCCGGCGTGGCGCCGAAGGAGGCGGGTGCGGCCTCGGGGCTGCTCAACGCCAGCCAGCAGGTCGGCGGCTCGCTCGGCCTGTCCATCCAGGTCACCGTCTTCGGCACGGCCAGTCGTGACGAGGCCACGCAGCAGGTCCCCTCCTTCATGGCGCAGGCGGATCCCGAACAGATCGCCGCCTTCAAGGAGACCGGCTTCCTGCCCGACCCCTGGGGCGACCTGGTCCTGGCCCACGGCATCTCCACCGCCTTCTACGCCGCCGTCGCCATGGCGGGCCTCGCCCTGGCCACCGCCCTGCTGGTGATCCGGGTGCGCAAGAGCGACCTGGAGGCCCTGGCCGGCGCCGCCGCGAAGGCCGGCCCGGCCGCCTGA